The following proteins are encoded in a genomic region of Anomaloglossus baeobatrachus isolate aAnoBae1 chromosome 6, aAnoBae1.hap1, whole genome shotgun sequence:
- the LOC142244451 gene encoding uncharacterized protein LOC142244451, with the protein MSCHKEMQISHYINDIMIQGQDEQSVKDQLTKLVAHMWSKGWEISDAKVQGPSQVVTFLGIQWNKGHREILPNARQKIINFPVPKSKQETQSYIGLFDFWRQHIPHLGQMLAHLYKVTSKKYEFQWGEEQQNVFEMVREVWQDIEGIIQSTKTTVFHVDAHVPTNSLERLCNSEADKAAAIRQVSPTVDKARYSCLGTPERATPYSAGLDLSTLETVVVPPEGVVNKRNPWYRLLGRAR; encoded by the exons atgtcttgtcataaggaaatgcagatctcacattatatcaatgatataatgatacaaggacaagatgagcaaagtgtgaaagatcaattgacaaaactggttgctcatatgtggagtaaaggatgggaaatcagtgatgccaaggttcaaggaccgtctcaggtggtaacatttctagggattcagtggaacaaggggcacagagagatcttgcccaatgccagacagaaaattattaattttccggtccctaaatccaaacaggagactcagtcttatattggattgtttgatttttggagacaacatatccctcatttgggacaaatgttggctcatttgtacaaagtaacgagtaaaaaatatgagttccaatggggagaggaacagcaaaatgtgtttgagatggtcagggaagtgtggcaagacattgaagggattattcaatctaccaagaccactgtatttcatgtcgatgctcatgtccctactaactcacttgaacgtttgtgtaattcagaagcagataaagcagcagccatcagacaagtcagtccaacagttgacaaggcaaggtacagctgtttgggcacaccagaaagagcgacgccttattcagcaggtttagacctcagtacattggaaactgtcgtggtacccccag aaggtgtggtaaataagcggaatccatggtatcggctactgggaagagctcgatag